The sequence below is a genomic window from Streptobacillus canis.
TTATTGCTATTCTAGCAGTAATGTCATCAAGAACAGTTCCAGCTCCAACTACAACACCAGGTATATTTTCTTTCGTTAATTTCTCTATAGTATTTTCTACAAAAGGAGTAGAAAAAGTAAGTTCAATTATATTAATTCCACCTTCTATTACCTTTTTAGAAATATTATATGCATCATCATCATCTTTTCCTCTAATTACTGCAATTAATTTATCATCATATATTTTTTGAAATAAATTTTTTTCCATAATTACACCCCCGAATATGCTGAAAATCCACAATCAACTGGAATACAAATTCCTGTTACAGCACTTGATTTACTACTATCTGCTAAAAATTCTAAAGCACCATTTAACTCTTCTGGCAATACAAATCTTCCCATTGGAGTACTATTTAATATTTTTTCAGTTCTTTTAGTTGGATTTCCATTATCGTCAAATAATAATTTTTCATTTTGCATAGTTCTTAAGAATCCTGGAGCTATTGCATTACATCTTAGCCCAACATGTGAAAAATGAACTGCAGTCCATTGTGTAAAATTACTTACAGCTGCTTTTGCTCCTGAATAAGCAGGTATTTTTGTTAATGGAGTATACGCATTCATACTTGAAATATTGATAATATTTGCACCTTCTCTTCCTACCATATCTTTAGCAAATACTTGTGTAGGCAATATAGTTCCTAAAATATTTAAATTAAATACAAATTCTATTCCTGATTGTTCTAATCCAAAAAAATCTTTTGTATCATTTGGTAAATCTGTCTCATGATATTCATTTTCTGTCGTTGCTTTTGGAGAATTTCCTCCTGCACCATTAATTAATATATCACACCCACCGAAATGTTTATCTATTTCTTCTTTTGCTTTTTTTATACTTTCTACATCTAAAACATTACATACTACAGGTATAGAATATCCTCCATTTTGATTGATTTCATCTGAAACTTTTTTTGCATTTTCAAAATTTAAATCAAGTAATGCAATTTTACACCCTTTTGTTGAAAGAAATTTAGCCATTTCCGAACAAATAATTCCTCCTGCACCTGTAATTACAACAACTTTATTTTCTAACACTTTTACTCTCCTTTATTCTTTTTACACATTTCCCAAAGTCCATTGATATATGTAGCTCCTAATGCTCTATCATATAATCCATAACCTGGTCTTGCCTTTTCTCCCCAAATTTCTCTACCATGATCTGGTCTTACATATCCTGTAAATCCAGCTTCATAATATGCCTTAACTATGGCCGCAAAATCAAGAGAACCTTCACTTGAAAGATGAGCTGATTCTTCAAAACTTCCATCTTCTAATATTTTTACATTTCTTAAATGTGCAAATGGAACTCTTCCCTTTCCAGCATATTTTTTTACCATAGCTACAAAATCATTTTCTCTACTACATCCAAGAGAACCTGAGCAAAGTGTTAAACCATTATTTTTTACATCATATAACGATAAAAATCTATCTAAATCTGCTTCATTTTTAATTATTCTTGGAATTCCAAATATTGGCCAAGGTGGATCATCTGGATGTATACCCATATCAATATCACATTCAATTGCAACTGGAATAATCTCATCTAAGAATAATTTCAAATTGTTCCATAATCCTTCTTCTCCTAATTTTTGATAAGATTCTATTAACTCTTTTACTTGTTCTGGGCTATATGATGAATCCCATCCTGGAAGTGCAAGCTTAGTTGGATCTAGTTTGTCAATTTGTGATTTATAGTAAACTAAAGCTTTTGACCCATCTTCTAATACTTTATCAAGTTGACTTCTCGTCCAATCAAATACTGGCATAAAGTTATAACAAATTGTTTTAACCCCAACTTTAGCACATCTTCTAATATTTTCTTTATAATTTTCAATATATTCTTTATAGTTTCCTCTTCTTAATTTAATATCCTCATGAACAGGAATACTTTCTATTACTTCCATATCTAGATTATGACTATTTACCATTTCTCTTAATTCTTCAAGATCTTCTATAGGCCAAATTTCCCCTACTGGGACACTGTACACTGCTGTTACTACTCCAGTCATTCCAGGTATCTGTCTAATATTTTCTAGTGTTACAGGATCATCTTTCCCATACCACCTAAATGTCATTTTCATTTTTCCTCCAAACCAAAATATTCTAGAGCATTTCTATATGAAACATTCTCTACTAATTTTGTTAATAATCTATCATTATTAGGAATTTCTCCTAATATAACTAAATTACCAATAAATTCACAGAATATTCTTCTAAAATAATCATGTCTTGTATACGATACAAAACTTCTTGAATCTGTAAGCATTCCAACAAAATTCATTAATAATCCTTGATCTGCTAATGCTTTTAATTGTCTTAACATACCTTCTTTAGTATCATTAAACCACCAACCAGAACCAAATTGTAAATACCCCTTAGGTAAATTTGAACTAAAATTTGCTAAAGTACATGATACCATATTATTTTGACTTGGTTCTAAATTATATACTATAAACTTAGGTAACCCTTCATTTTCTTTCATTAATGATAATATTAAGTTTAAGTTTTCTGCTACATTACCTTGATCCATTATTGAATCACTTCCCGCATCAGCTCCTATTTTTTCTAATAATGTCCTATCATTATTTCTAATAGCTCCATAATGCAATTGCATTACCCAATTATATTCTTTGTATTTTTTTGCTAGATCTACAAGCAAAGCTGTTAAATACTTACTATATTCTAATTTAGTTATTTTCTCTTTTCTTAAAACTTTTAAAAAAATATCATTTATTTCATCTTTAGTATAATTACTAAATTCTAATTTAGATATACCATGATCAGAAATACTACATCCTTTTTCTTTAAAATAAGTAATTCTATTATAAAATGCATTAATATATTCATCATAATTTGAAACTTTAATATTAGCTAAATTTCCTAATTTTTCAACATTTGATAAAAAATTTTCATTATATACATTAAAAAATATATCAGGTCTAAATCCTGGTTCTACTCTTACTTTAAAGTTTTTATCTTTTTTTATTTCATCATGATATTTTAAATCATCAAGTGGTCCATCAGTAGTACATACGTAATCTACATTAGATATTTGAATTATCTTTTTAGGACTATATTTTTTTTCTTTAATCACTTTATTACATTTATCCCAAATTCTTTCCCAATTTTCCTCATTTAAAATTTCATCTATACCAAAATATTTTTTTAATTCCATAGCTGACCAATGGAATAATGGATTTCCTAAAGTATTTTCAAGCGTCATTGCCCATGCTTTAAACTTTTCTTTATTACTCGTATTTTTTCCAGTTATTTCTTCTTCTTTAACTCCATTTGCTCTCATAGCTCTCCATTTATAATGATCACCTAAAAGCCATATTTCAGTTATATCTTCAAATTCTTTATCTTCTGCTATTAATTTAGGATCTAAATGACAGTGATAGTCAATTATTTTTTGTTCTTTTGCAATGTTATATAATTTTTTTGATATATCATTATGTAACATAAAATCATCATTTATAAAACTCATTTTATGTTATCCTTTCTATTTTCATTTATTGTAGATTCTCTAATAATAAGTTCTGCTGCTATTTCAAAGCTTTTATCTATATTATTTTCACTTTCAATTTTTTCTATAAGTATTTCTAATAATTTCTTTGCTATCAATTCAAAATTTTGTTTTATTGCTGTTATAGATGGTGTTAATACAGAGCATATAAAAGTATTACCAAATGTTACTACTTTAATTTCTTCTGGACATTTAATTCCAAGTTTTTGAAAAGCTCTCAATGCACCAAATACCGGATAGTCAGAATCAATTAATATTGCTTCTGGTAACTTTTTCTTTTTATAAATTTCTATGATATATTTTTCTACACTTTCAGGTGTTGAATAACCATCTAAAATACTTTGTTTTTTATCTTTAATATTATATAGCTCCAAAGCTTTTTTAAATCCTTGAATCTTTTTTTTTGCAGTTAAACTTTCTTTATTATCAAGTAAAAAAACTATGTCACTACATCCTAAATTTATTAAATGCTCTGTTGCTATAATACCACTTTGAAACTGATCTGTCCCTACATAACTATAGTTACCATATATTCCTGATATAACAAAAGGTAGTTCACTTTTTTTAACATATTCTATATCCTCTATATCTCTTGGATTTAAAAGTATTATACCATCATAATAACTTTTAGCTATACCCCCATAAGGATTTTCTTGTAAATCAGCAACAGAATTGTATACTATTACATCATAATCAACAATATTTTCTAAAATATGTTGCATTATAATATAATTTTTATTCAAAGGGTGTTTTCTAGAAATATTAGCTATTAAAGCTATATTTCTAGATTTACTTTCAGATAACCTTTTAGCATTATAGTTAATACTATAATTATTCGATTTCATAATTTCTAAAATTTTAATTCTTGTTGAATTTTTTACACCACTTTGATTATTTATAACTTTTGAGACTGTTTTTGCAGAAACTCCTGCTATTTTTGCTATTGTCTTTATAGTAACTTTCTCTTTCATAATTTCACACTTTCTTAACAATTTTATCACCTTAATATTATAATTAATTATAAAAATTGTCAATAAAGAATGTTTTTATTTTGCTTGTTTTAAATCACTAATATGTTTTTGTACTTCTTCCATTTTTTCTGGAGTTAATGGATAATATTTTAATGAAATAACTGAAGCTATCCATCCAAGTACTGGCATTCCTATAAATAAGAACATCGCTGCATAGAATAATTGTGGAGTATTTGGATCTCCAATTTTAGGGAATCCATTAGTATATCCTATCATTGCTACTACTAGACCTATTATTGTAGTTGAAACTGAAGAAATAACTTTATCAACAAATGAGAATAATGTTCCCATCATACCTGGCACATATTTCCCTGTTCTATATGTTTCATAATCAGCACAGTCTGCTATTGCATTTATTGTTAATCCTCCACTTGCACCAACTATTCCTCTACCTATACACCATAATACTATAAATGCTATAGTTTCAAATCCAAATAAGTTATTTGCACTTATCTTAGTTGGATCTCCAAATTGGAATAATAAGAATAATAGAATATAAGTAATAATTGCTCCCCAAGCTGTAGTTATCATACCTTTTCTAATTCCTAATTTTCTTGAATATTGTGCAAAATATTGTAATAATAAGAATGCTGGAACTATAGTTATTAAAGCCATTTTCGATTGTAAAGTATTATCCCCCATAATAATTCCATAAACCATTATACCAACTGCTGCATTTCCTGATGTAGTTCCTGCAATTTTATCAGTTGATGCCGCTACTATTAATGTTTGTATTGCTCTATTATTTTTAATAATATCTACATAATCTTTAAACTTAATATTTGCAGTTGCATTTCCAGCTCCAAAAAATTCTGTTCTATCTTTTTGATATATTCCTATAATTGCTAATACTGTTAATATCATACTTGCAAACATAAATGTAAATAAAAATTCTCTGAATAACTCTAAAGTAAATGCATTACCATATTTTGGTAATAAATATCCATTTACATACATAGGGAAAATTAAAGATAAAAATACTAATGTATAAGCACCTTCAAAACTTGAAAATAATGGTCTTTGTTTAGGATCATTCGTTATACAAGCTTGTCCAGCTTTAGTTACTGCTGTTTGACATGTATATCCAAGGATAAAAATTATATAAACTACTAAGAAAAACGGAAATCTAACTGCTTCTGGTAATGTAGGCGTTACTACATAAATTAATGTCATTGTAATTGACATTATTATATTTCCTATAACCATATATGGTCTAAATTTCCCAAATTTTCCATCTGTTTTATCAATTAAATATCCTACAAGCGGATCTGTAATTCCATCAAATATTCTCATTGCTGTTAAAATATTTGATATTACAACTGTTGCAACTCCCATAAACCCTGTTGCAAAATATCCTAAATAAAATGTTAATATAAAAAACATATTAGTTGCAGTATTATTTACTGAAAATAAAGCTATTTGCCATACTTTGGCTCTGTTATATTTAATTTGTTCCATTGTTTCCTCCTATTATTTCTTTTTATAATTAAATTCTGGTATATTATTCCATCTTTGTTTTAAGTGATGTGCTACAAATTTTGGTGCCCTGTCTCTTGTAAATACACCTTTTTTATTTCCTTGTACTCTAAAAATTCCAAATTTAGTTTGAAAATCAGCAAAATTCCATGTTTGTTCACCTACAAAATAATCTAGTTCATCAAATATTTTTTCATTCATTTTATAATATTCTATTTGAAATTCTTCTGTAAAAGGTGTTCTAATATCTATATCATGCATCCCGGCAATAGTATCTGCACCATATTCTGTAAACATTATTGGTTTATCTGGAAATAATTGATGCCAGTATTCCAATTCAGCTCTCATATTATTTTCTGCAGTTTCTAAATCAGAAAGATTTACATACCAACCATAATATCTATTTAAACAGATTACATCAACTAAATCTGTTGCTAAACATTTACCTGCTGGTGCAAGCATTATATTTACAAAAGTACATGGTCTATTTTGAGGATCTAAACTTCTTGCAAGTTTAAATAATG
It includes:
- a CDS encoding SDR family oxidoreductase; translation: MLENKVVVITGAGGIICSEMAKFLSTKGCKIALLDLNFENAKKVSDEINQNGGYSIPVVCNVLDVESIKKAKEEIDKHFGGCDILINGAGGNSPKATTENEYHETDLPNDTKDFFGLEQSGIEFVFNLNILGTILPTQVFAKDMVGREGANIINISSMNAYTPLTKIPAYSGAKAAVSNFTQWTAVHFSHVGLRCNAIAPGFLRTMQNEKLLFDDNGNPTKRTEKILNSTPMGRFVLPEELNGALEFLADSSKSSAVTGICIPVDCGFSAYSGV
- the uxuA gene encoding mannonate dehydratase, yielding MKMTFRWYGKDDPVTLENIRQIPGMTGVVTAVYSVPVGEIWPIEDLEELREMVNSHNLDMEVIESIPVHEDIKLRRGNYKEYIENYKENIRRCAKVGVKTICYNFMPVFDWTRSQLDKVLEDGSKALVYYKSQIDKLDPTKLALPGWDSSYSPEQVKELIESYQKLGEEGLWNNLKLFLDEIIPVAIECDIDMGIHPDDPPWPIFGIPRIIKNEADLDRFLSLYDVKNNGLTLCSGSLGCSRENDFVAMVKKYAGKGRVPFAHLRNVKILEDGSFEESAHLSSEGSLDFAAIVKAYYEAGFTGYVRPDHGREIWGEKARPGYGLYDRALGATYINGLWEMCKKNKGE
- the uxaC gene encoding glucuronate isomerase, with translation MSFINDDFMLHNDISKKLYNIAKEQKIIDYHCHLDPKLIAEDKEFEDITEIWLLGDHYKWRAMRANGVKEEEITGKNTSNKEKFKAWAMTLENTLGNPLFHWSAMELKKYFGIDEILNEENWERIWDKCNKVIKEKKYSPKKIIQISNVDYVCTTDGPLDDLKYHDEIKKDKNFKVRVEPGFRPDIFFNVYNENFLSNVEKLGNLANIKVSNYDEYINAFYNRITYFKEKGCSISDHGISKLEFSNYTKDEINDIFLKVLRKEKITKLEYSKYLTALLVDLAKKYKEYNWVMQLHYGAIRNNDRTLLEKIGADAGSDSIMDQGNVAENLNLILSLMKENEGLPKFIVYNLEPSQNNMVSCTLANFSSNLPKGYLQFGSGWWFNDTKEGMLRQLKALADQGLLMNFVGMLTDSRSFVSYTRHDYFRRIFCEFIGNLVILGEIPNNDRLLTKLVENVSYRNALEYFGLEEK
- a CDS encoding LacI family DNA-binding transcriptional regulator, whose protein sequence is MLRKCEIMKEKVTIKTIAKIAGVSAKTVSKVINNQSGVKNSTRIKILEIMKSNNYSINYNAKRLSESKSRNIALIANISRKHPLNKNYIIMQHILENIVDYDVIVYNSVADLQENPYGGIAKSYYDGIILLNPRDIEDIEYVKKSELPFVISGIYGNYSYVGTDQFQSGIIATEHLINLGCSDIVFLLDNKESLTAKKKIQGFKKALELYNIKDKKQSILDGYSTPESVEKYIIEIYKKKKLPEAILIDSDYPVFGALRAFQKLGIKCPEEIKVVTFGNTFICSVLTPSITAIKQNFELIAKKLLEILIEKIESENNIDKSFEIAAELIIRESTINENRKDNIK
- a CDS encoding MFS transporter; this translates as MEQIKYNRAKVWQIALFSVNNTATNMFFILTFYLGYFATGFMGVATVVISNILTAMRIFDGITDPLVGYLIDKTDGKFGKFRPYMVIGNIIMSITMTLIYVVTPTLPEAVRFPFFLVVYIIFILGYTCQTAVTKAGQACITNDPKQRPLFSSFEGAYTLVFLSLIFPMYVNGYLLPKYGNAFTLELFREFLFTFMFASMILTVLAIIGIYQKDRTEFFGAGNATANIKFKDYVDIIKNNRAIQTLIVAASTDKIAGTTSGNAAVGIMVYGIIMGDNTLQSKMALITIVPAFLLLQYFAQYSRKLGIRKGMITTAWGAIITYILLFLLFQFGDPTKISANNLFGFETIAFIVLWCIGRGIVGASGGLTINAIADCADYETYRTGKYVPGMMGTLFSFVDKVISSVSTTIIGLVVAMIGYTNGFPKIGDPNTPQLFYAAMFLFIGMPVLGWIASVISLKYYPLTPEKMEEVQKHISDLKQAK